CCTTTGATGGTATTGTATTCTTCAACCTCTGAAATAATGTTTGTTCCAAGATAATATTCTCCTGCAGAGACATTATCAAAGCTAAATTCGCCCACATAGTTACAGGTGCTTACTTTCATATATTTTCTAAAATCAGGATGGTCGGGTTTAAATCGAACATGGAAAATAATCTCATCTCCTGAGAAGTGATTGTCGCTATCTCCAAATAAGTGAAGAAAGCGTTCCTTTGAATATTCAGTAACAGGGACTAAATAGACGTTATTGCCAGCACAGCTGATGCTTTCACCATTAGCATCGGTTAAACTCGCACTTCCAGTGATTGTAGCCGTTCCTTTTTCTAGCACAAAGCTTGCTTCATTAGGATCAAATTGATTGGTAAGTTTGATTGTTTGTATGTTAGGACGATGAAGCTGATTGATGCTGATGCATCCTGATAGGGTTATAAGGAGTGTAGTAGACAGAAGTAATAATCTCAATTTGCACCTCTAGAACAAAATAGCTGAAATAGAACCGTTGATAGATTTAATGTAAATCGCAAACCTTTCTTTACATTAGAATCAACTAATCATGAATAGTCAATTGAGGATTGTTATTTTGGTTAATTACATGACTCTAGCCAGATAAGATGCTCATTAAGCTAAATGAGCTCCAAGAAATGTACGAGAAATATTGTCATAAAATTATTTTTATTGTGAGAAATTAGGAATAAATTTCAGCATAAATTTTTAAGAGGCGTACAATACAATCCTTCCGTTTTATCAATCTCTTAGAATGAAGATGTAGATCATGTATGAAATTTTGATTAGTATAATTTTTCTAATAACTGTTGGTTATCTTGTTGCGAAAAATTATGATGCTAAAATTATCTTATTTTTAGCAGCTTTTGCTCTCCTTTATATCTCTGTTTTTATGGGGCATCCTATAGAAACAACAACACCAACGGGCTCTATTTGGTTAGATCCCTTTGCTAAAGCTACAGATGTCTTTAAGATGCAAATGGGTATCGTTGGTTTAACAATTATGATGCTTTTTGGATTTGCTGCTTATATGAATCATATTGGTGCAAATGATGCGATGGTTGCAGTTTTATCAAAACCTATTAAAAAAATTCGTTCGGTATATATTTTAGTTCCTATTGTATTTTTATTAGGTAATATGTTGCAAATGGTACTACCAAGTGCTGCGGGGCTCGCAATTTTATTAATGGCAACACTTTATCCGGCATTAAGAACTGCTGGGATGTCACCTTTAACGGCAGGGGCTGTTATTGCCACAACCGCAACTATTACACCCACACCTCTTGGTTCAGACAATGTTGTCGTGGCTCAGCATCTTAATATTACTTCTTTAGAATATGTGATGAAGTATCATGCAAAAATCTCCATTCCTGCATTATTAATAATGGCTTTTACTCATTTACTTTGGCAACGTTATTTAGATAAGCGTGCCGGAACAATGAATGTGCCTTATACGCCAGATCATTCATTAGATAAAATGGGGGAGAAAATCGTAATACCTCCTCTTTGGTATGCCATTTTCCCCATATTGCCTATTATTTTATTGTTGATTTTTAATCTTGTTTTTTTGGATCACGAGACAGGAAAGCCCCTGCTTAAGATGGGATTGCCGGAGATTACCTTAATTTCAATGTTAATCCCTATATTTATTGAATTAATTCGTAAACGTAATTTTAAACAAAGCATCAAAGACTTTAATCTATTTTTTGAAGGAATGGGGCAGGGCTTCTATCAAGTTGTATCACTAATTATTGCTGCCGGACTTTTTGTAGAGGCATTAAAGTCGATAGGTATTATTACGATGTTGACAGATAGCTTAAATGATGTGGAAGGTGCGGGTCCCATTTTAATGTTCTTCTTTTCAGGAATGGCTGGATTAATAGGATTCCTAAGTGGTAGTGGGATAGCAGTTTTCCATTCCTTTATTAAGATTATTCCAGAAATTACGCAGCAGATGGATGTTAATACAGTATTAGTCGCTTTACCAATGCAGCTTACAGCAAACTTAATACGTTCAGCATCGCCTGTTGCTGCCGTGATTATTATTGTGGCTTCAGTATTGAAGGTTAACCCTTTAACCATTGTAAAAAGAACATCCGTCCCTGTTTTTGTCGGAATATTTACTTGCTTAACGCTCTCTTACTATTTTTATGGGTAGTATTAGTATTAGTATTAATTTTATTAAAATATTATTATAAATAATAAAAATAATCCAACTAAAAGGTAGTGAAAAGTAATAACTACCTTTTGGTTGGTTTTTTATATATAAAATATATATTTTTTATATGCAAAATAGTTAAATATCTTAATTTTCTTTAATTAAGAATAGGATGTTTAAGATATAAATCTATTATTCGCTTACATCTATTTGATTTTATTTATTGAACATTGTTTTTTGTTAAATAATTATCATTCATTGTTGTTTTTTGTAAATTGTTTTTTTATAATACTACCAGTATTGATTTTAATGTTTAGTTTTATATAAATAAGTTTTTTTGTTCAGGTGGTGTTTTTTTAATAAGTATTAAAATTTTTCTTAATTTAAAGCTATATTTTTATTTATTTGTTATTGACAGTTTTTTAAGAAACTTTATACTTTCTCGCTTGTTATTTTATTTTTTTTGATCTGCGTCATGTTTTCGCGCTTAAAATTGTATCGTTAATATATAAATATTGGTAATTAGTAAATGAAGAATCGTTGTATAGCATTATCAGCTATATTTTTTGTGAGTATTTTTGTTTCATTTGGATATTCAGAAAATTTAAGTGCTACTGGGAATAAAATAGAAGCTTTTTTTGATACGGAATCACCATCTAATTATTTAAAGAGTTCAGAAAAGTCATCAGATTCCCCATTTTTTCTAACCCAACAAGAAGAGGAAAAATATTTAGCATTAGCGAATAATCGTAATGCTTTTAGTATTAATAAAAGTGCTTCTAGCTTGCCTTCACACAATGTGACATTGCAAGAAGCGACAAAGCTCATAGTGAACACTCATCCTCGTGTGGCACAAGCTAGAAGTGCGGCTAAAGGTGAAGAAGAGATGATTGCTGTTGCAAAGGCGGCTTATTATCCTCAATTAAGAGGAGGAATCGGTACGAGATATGATAAAGATTCAACCCGTTATGATAAAGATTATATTCATACTTTAGACCTTGAAGTGAAACAAAATATTTATGATTTTGGTAGAACTAAAAGTGCAGTTAAAAGCTCAGAATATGGTTATTTAGGGGCACAAGCCTATATTTCTGCTACTAATGAGGAGTTGATTTATACCGCTGCTTCTACTGTGGTGAATATTGCAAGAATTCAAAAGCTTATTGCACTTGCTGAAGCGCAAGTAAAACAAGTTTCATCTATTGGCAAACTTGTAGAGAATCGATATGAGAAAGGTGCAAGTAATCTATCTGATGTTTTACAAGCGCAATCAAGATTTGATTTAGTACAAGTAGAAGTATTGAATATTACTTCTCAGCAACAAAGCCAACTTAGAGCTCTCGGTTTAGTAATTGGAAAAACAAATTTAACAAGTGCAACTATTGGGGAATTACCATCGGGTCTAAATCAGGTTTGTTCACTTCTCCCCGAGTGGGAAAATATCCCTGAGTTTGCGATTGCAGAGTTTGAGGCGCAAAAAGCATATGCTGATTTAAATTATGCTGAGGCTGAAGAGTTACCTTCTATTTCATTGCAAGGAAGTACGTCTAGACCATTAAATGCTAGCTCAAGAAATGGTTCAAAATATGAAACAAGTATTTCATTAAATTTGTCTATTCCTATTTATCAAGGTGGGGGACTATCTGCTAATAAAAGGGCTTCTGCTAATAGAGCGCAGGCGGCTATTGCAAAAAAAGATGAAATAAGATTAGAGATTAATCAAAGATTAAGTGAAGTTCAAGTAAGGCTCCAATATATGCTGCAACGGCAGGGGCTTTTAGTGCAACAGGTAAGTAATCTAAAAGGAACTAAAGAACTTTATAAAAAACAATATCTTGAACTAGGAACAAGATCATTATTAGATTTATTGAATTCAGAACAAGAGTTTCACCAGGCACAAGTGGAAGTAGAAAATAATAAGTCTGACATTATTCAAGCTCAGCTAGAGTGCGCTTTTTACCAAGGAAAACTGAGACATTTTTTTAATGTTTCTAACCAATAAGAAAATGTTTGTAGTTTTACAGATGTATTTATTGTAATTATAGGAAAAATTATGGAAATGGTTATTGTAGAGCGGGTCGAAGGAAGTAAGCCTTCGAAAGTCCCTCTCAAAGATCGAGTTTTAAACTCACCACATCTTATTAAATTAGAAGGAAATTTGGGAGAAATTTCTTCAATTGTACGTAAAGGAGCTAATCTAGTTATTGTTTACGCAAATGGTAAGCAAGTAACGCTGTATGGTTTCTTTAATGAGGATGAGAATGGTGAGCATAGTGAACTCGTTGTAGAAGATGATAATGGTATTATTTGGTGGCTCAATGATGGGCAAGAGTTTGTTGAAATTGCAACGGATTCACCACTTATTGAAGGTTTAGCTGGTGCTGCCGGTTCTAAAGAAGCCCCTCCATTTTGGTTGTTAGGTCTGTTAGGTGGCGGAGCGATTGCTAAGCTTGCCAACTCTGGAGGGGGTGGATCTGATCTACAGTATAATTTAGACCAAGATAGTGACTCAGACTCTGACAGCGATTCAGATTCCGATAGTGACTCAGATTCCGACAGCGATTCAGACTTTGATAGTGACTCAGATTCCGACAGTGATTCAGACTCAGACAGCGACTCGGACTCTGATAGTGATTCAGATTCAGATAGTGACTCAGACTCTGATAGTGATTCAGACTCTGACAGCGATTCAGATTCAGATAGTGACTCAGATTCAGACAGTGACTCAGATTCAGATAGTGACTCAGACAGCGATTCAGACTCAGATAGCGATTCAGACTCAGATAGCGATTCAGACTCAGACAGTGACTCAGATTCAGATTCCGATAGTGACTCAGACTCAGACGGTGATTCAGACTCAGATAACAATTCAGATACTAAGTGGAATATCTCAGGATTGGAGGTCCTAAAAGATGGAGCTACAATAAAAGGGATTGTTGAATCAATTAACTCTAAGGGTATTGCTCGACTAGTAAAAAGTGTAGTAGTTAAAAACTCTCATGGAGAAGAGGTCGGACGTGGTGATGTCTATAGAGATGGAACTTTTGAGTTCACATTTAAGCCAGGGTATATCTTCAATAATGGTGAAAAACTATCAGTCACATTTATAAATGAAGATGGTGCAATTTATACCGAGTCTGTAACGGCGCCAGATACTACAGCACCTGATGCCCCAACGGATTTAGTCATCTCAGAAGATGGGACAACGATTACCGGTAAGGCAGAACCAGACTCGAAAGTCGAAGTAAAAGATCAAGATGGTAAGGTCATTGCTGAAGGGACTGCTGATGAGAACGGCGACTTTACGCTTGATTTAGAGCCCGCGTTGACGAATGGCGAAACGGTTGAAGTAACGGCAACGGATAATGCCGGCAATAAATCTGAGCCTGCAGAAGTAACGGCGCCAGATACTACAGCACCTGATGCTCCAACGGATTTAGTTATCTCAGAAGATGGGACAACGATTACCGGTAAGGCAGAACCAGACTCGAAAGTCGAAGTAAAAGATCAAGATGGTAAGGTCATTGCTGAAGGGACTGCTGATGAAAACGGCGACTTTACGCTTGATTTAGAACCCGCGTTGACGAATGGCGAAACGGTTGAAGTAACGGCAACGGATAATGCCGGCAATAAATCTGAGCCTGCAGAAGTAACGGCGCCAGATACTACAGCACCTGATGCCCCAACGGATTTAGTCATCTCAGAAGATGGGACAACGATTACAGGTAAAGCCGAACCAGACTCGAAAGTCGAAGTAAAAGATCAAGATGGTAAGGTCATTGCTGAAGGGACTGCTGATGAAAACGGCGACTTTACGCTTGATTTAGAACCCGCGTTGACGAATGGCGAAACGGTTGAAGTAACGGCAACGGATAATGCCGGCAATAAATCTGAGCCTGCAGAAGTAACGGCGCCAGATACTACAGCACCTGATGCTCCAACGGATTTAGTTATCTCAGAAGATGGGACAACGATTACCGGTAAGGCAGAACCAGACTCGAAAGTCGAAGTAAAAGATCAAGAAGGTAAGGTCATTGCTGAAGGGACTGCTGATGAAAACGGCGACTTTACGCTTGATTTAGAACCCGCGTTGACGAATGGCGAAACAGTTGAAGTAACGGCAACGGATAATGCCGGCAATAAATCTGAGCCTGCGGAAGTAACGGCGCCAACAATTGATTTAGATTCTGACAGCGATTCAGATTCCGATAGTGACTCAGATTCTGACAGTGATTCAGACTCAGATAGCGATTCAGACTCAGATTCCGATAGTGACTCAGATTCAGATAGTGATTCAGATTCCGATAGCGATTCAGATTCAGACAGCGACTCAGATTCAGACAGCGATTCAGATTCCGATAGTGACTCAGATTCAGACAGTGATTCAGACTCAGATAGCGACTCAGACTCAGATTCTGACAGTGACTCGGATTCAGACAGCGATTCAGACTCAGATTCTGACAGTGACTCAGATTCAGATAGCGATTCAGACTCTGACAGCGACTCAGATTCTGACAGTGATTCAGACTCAGATAGCGATTCAGATTCTGACAGCGATTCAGATTCTGACAGCGATTCAGATTCCGATAGTGACTCAGACTCTGACAGCGATTCAGATTCAGATAGCGATTCAGATTCCGATAGTGACTCAGACTCTGACAGCGATTCAGATTCCGATAGCGATTCAGACTCTGACAGTGACTCAGATTCAGATAGTGACTCAGATTCAGACAGTGATTCAGATTCTGACAGCGATTCAGACTCAGATAGCGATTCAGACTCTGACAGCGATTCAGATTCAGACAGCGATTCAGACTCAGACAGCGATTCAGACTCAGACAGCGATTCAGACTCTGACAGCGATTCAGACTCAGATAGCGACTCAGATTCCGATAGCGACTCAGATTCCGATAGCGATTCAGACTCTGACAGTGACTCAGATTCAGATAGTGATTCAGATTCCGATAGTGACTCAGACTCTGACAGCGATTCAGATTCCGATAGTGACTCAGATTCTGACAGTGATTCAGACTCTGACAGCGATTCAGATTCCGATAGTGACTCAGATTCCGATAGTGACTCAGATTCAGACAGCGATTCAGATTCAGACAGTGACTCGGATTCAGACAGCGATTCAGATTCTGACAGCGATTCAGACTCAGATAGCGATTCAGACTCTGACAGCGATTCAGATTCAGACAGCGATTCAGACTCAGACAGCGATTCAGACTCAGACAGCGATTCAGACTCTGACAGCGATTCAGACTCAGATAGCGACTCAGACTCAGATAGCGACTCAGACTCAGATAGCGACTCAGATTCCGATAGCGATTCAGACTCTGACAGTGACTCAGATTCAGATAGTGACTCAGATTCAGATAGCGACTCAGACTCTGACAGCGATTCAGATTCCGATAGTGACTCAGACTCAGATAGCGACTCAGACTCAGACAGCGATTCAGACTCTGACAGCGATTCAGACTCAGATAGCGACTCAGACTCAGATAGCGACTCAGACTCAGATAGCGACTCAGATTCCGATAGCGATTCAGACTCTGACAGTGACTCAGATTCAGATAGTGACTCAGATTCAGATAGCGACTCAGATTCCGATAGTGACTCAGACTCAGATAGCGATTCAGACTCAGACAGCGATTCAGACTCTGACAGCGATTCAGACTCAGATAGCGACTCAGACTCAGATAGCGACTCAGACTCAGATAGCGACTCAGATTCCGATAGCGATTCAGACTCTGACAGTGACTCAGATTCTGACAGTGACTCAGATTCAGATAGTGACTCAGATTCAGATAGCGACTCAGACTCTGACAGCGATTCAGATTCCGATAGTGACTCAGACTCAGATAGCGACTCAGACTCAGACAGCGATTCAGACTCAGACAGCGATTCAGACTCAGATAGCGACTCAGACTCAGATAGCGACTCAGACTCAGATAGCGACTCAGATTCCGATAGCGATTCAGACTCTGACAGTGACTCAGATTCAGATAGTGACTCAGATTCAGATAGCGACTCAGATTCCGATAGTGACTCAGACTCAGATAGCGACTCAGATTCCGATAGTGACTCAGATTCCGATAGTGACTCAGATTCAGACAGTGACTCGGATTCAGACAGCGATTCAGATTCTGACAGTGACTCGGATTCAGACTCAGATAGCGACTCAGACTCTGACAGCGATTCAGATTCCGATAGTGACTCAGACTCTGACAGCGATTCAGATTCCGATAGTGACTCAGACTCAGATAGCGATTCAGACTCTGACAGCGACTCAGATTCCGATAGTGACTCAGATTCCGATAGTGACTCAGATTCAGACAGTGACTCGGATTCAGACAGCGATTCAGATTCAGACAGCGATTCAGATATAACGGTACCAGATGCGCCAAAAGACCTTGATGTTCATCAAGATGGAACAAAAGTTATTGGTACAGGCGAGGCAAATGCTGACGTAACAGTTAAGGATGCTGATGGTAATGTTGTAGGTACGGGGACTGTTGATAAAGATGGGAGTTTCACTGTTGAGTTTAATAAAGGTAAAATTTTCACGAATGGTGAATTACTCGAAGTAACATTAACCAATAAGGCTGGCACATCAGAACCAGGAATGGTTAATGCAAAAGATACTACTCCCCCAGATGCACCAACTGATCTTGAATTCTCTGAAGATGGAAGTGTGGTGACAGGTAAGGCTGAACCGAACTCAAAAGTAACAGTAAGAGATTCTAATGGTGATGAAATTGGTAGTGCTACAGCGAATAAGGATGGCAATTTTACTGTTGATCTTAATCCTGCGTTAGTAAATGGTGAAGAAGTTATTGTTGTAGCAACGGATGCTGCTAATAATGAATCGCCGGAAGCTAAAATTAATGCACCAGACATTACAGCACCAGATGCACCAGAAGCTGAGATTGATGATAGTAATACGGTCTTAACTGTGAAAACAGAGTCTCATGCTACTGTTAAAGTGTATGACTCAGAGGGTAAACCATTACTTGATAAAAATGGTAAGGTTATTGAAGTTAAGGCAGATGGTGAGGGTAATGTGACTTACACATTTGATCCTGCTTTAGAGCGCGGAAAAATCATTAACATTACGGCAACTGATGCAGCTGGGAATGAGTCTGATCCAACGAAGCTTATTGCTGGAGTTGCTGAGATTCTTGCAACAACAGATAATTATGTGGATCTTAAAGTAGATGCAACACCAACAGAAAGACCTAATCCAAAACCGGGTGATTTAAATAAAGGAGGTTTTGTTGTAGCGAGTGTTGGTTTAGGACCTGTATTAGGATTAGATGTATTAGCTGATGTTCTAAAGAAATCTGTAATACTTGATGTTGAGGCAGGTACTGAACGTGAAGTAACAGTACATGGTGTTTCCGGAGGCGTTCAGGTTTTAGGTACAATGGATTTATATGCCTATAAATTGAATGAATCTACAGGAGAATGGGAACAACAATTTGTTAATAAAAACTGGCTTGTTGCAGTACTTTTAGGCGGGAGATCTAAAGATACGGACTTTACTCTGACTGAAGGCAAATGGATGTTCACAATGGCTTCAGGTGAAGGTGTACAAGCTCTCACAGGGTTTGATCTGAAGTTTAGTAAAGATGTTGTATTAGATTATGCTGCAGCTAAGGATGTGTCTGGTTCTGCCGAAGGTAATATGATTACTGACGAAGATGCTAAGTATGGACGCGATGAAGTTCCGGAGGGTAGTACAGTAACAGCTATCCAAGATGGTAATGGTAAGTGGTTCTTACCTTCAGATAATGGAGAAATTGTCGCTGATGGGAAATATGGAGTATTGGTAGTAAAAGCTGATGGTTCGTATACTTATACAGTGAATGATTCCTTCCGTGATTTTGGTGAGAAAGATAAGTTTACTTATCAAGTGACTTCTCCATCAGGTAAAACTTCTGAGTCAGATTTAACATTTGAGTTAAATATTACGCCGAAAGAAGATCGTATTGATGTGGACAGTACTGTTGTCCTTAATTCTGAACCAACTATTACTCATGATGGAAAGTCAGATATCAAGGCCGGAGTTGGGTTCTCTGTACTTAAACTTGGATTGTTAGGACCGGTTTTAGGTGCTGATCTTTTAGGTGGTAAAGAAGCCATGAGCTTTAACGTTGGTGAAAATCAAGTTAAAGAATTAACATTCCATGGTAGTGCTGGCGGGATAGCTGTCGGAACTAAGTATAACTTGTTTATTTATAAGTTAGATCCAGAAACTGGTAATTACATACAAGTTCACTCAGAGAAGGATTGGTTTACAGCTTATCTTGTATTAGGTATCTCGGATAAGTTAACTTTGCAATTTGGTGAGGGGCAATATAAAGCCATGATCCATAGTGAGGGAGGGGTTTCTCTATTAACTGGCTCAGGTTTATATGTAGACAATGAGAAAGTTTATGATTATGGTAATCCGTCTAAGATCGAGGGACAAGTTTCTGGTGATGTAACACCTGAAGATTCAACAATCGTATTGAAAGCTGGCGATAAAGATGTTGAGCCTGGCAAGGAAACAGTTGTTGAGGGTAAGTATGGGAAGTTAGTAATTAATTCTGACGGCACTTATACTTATACTGTAGAAAAACCAGTGAATGCACCTGCTGATTGGAAGCCTCCATACGGTAAAGTTGATACCTTCAAAGTGGTAACTCAAGATATTTATGGTAAAACAATTATTGAAACATTGAATATTAAAGTAGGCACTCATACTGCAGGCGATGATTTTAATGATGTAGTTGTTAATGAACAAAATATTGAGAGAGTTGAAACTGTTGTTGAGCATAAAGATAAAATTGGAAATTACGGTAAATCAGTAACAGAAACATTTGAGGTTAAAGAAGGTCAGATAGCTAAAGACTTTATTATTAATGTCAAAGGAAGCTCAGAGAGTTTCATTGGACTAGGTAAAAAAGAGATGACAATTAGCTACGTATTGAAAAATGATGATACTGGCAAGGTTGTTAGCACATTTACTACAGATCCAAGAAAAGATGCATCTTTAAGTCATAAGTTTGAGAACTTACCTGCTGGAAAATATACGTTAGAAGTTACTTCATCTAAAGATGGGAATATTGAATCAATTGATGCAAAAACAACCATTGTTCATTTAGATGAATATACTCATTCAGCGCTTGATCCTGTAACAGGGCTTCTTTTAGACAATGA
The nucleotide sequence above comes from Ignatzschineria rhizosphaerae. Encoded proteins:
- the dcuC gene encoding C4-dicarboxylate transporter DcuC codes for the protein MYEILISIIFLITVGYLVAKNYDAKIILFLAAFALLYISVFMGHPIETTTPTGSIWLDPFAKATDVFKMQMGIVGLTIMMLFGFAAYMNHIGANDAMVAVLSKPIKKIRSVYILVPIVFLLGNMLQMVLPSAAGLAILLMATLYPALRTAGMSPLTAGAVIATTATITPTPLGSDNVVVAQHLNITSLEYVMKYHAKISIPALLIMAFTHLLWQRYLDKRAGTMNVPYTPDHSLDKMGEKIVIPPLWYAIFPILPIILLLIFNLVFLDHETGKPLLKMGLPEITLISMLIPIFIELIRKRNFKQSIKDFNLFFEGMGQGFYQVVSLIIAAGLFVEALKSIGIITMLTDSLNDVEGAGPILMFFFSGMAGLIGFLSGSGIAVFHSFIKIIPEITQQMDVNTVLVALPMQLTANLIRSASPVAAVIIIVASVLKVNPLTIVKRTSVPVFVGIFTCLTLSYYFYG
- a CDS encoding TolC family protein, with the protein product MKNRCIALSAIFFVSIFVSFGYSENLSATGNKIEAFFDTESPSNYLKSSEKSSDSPFFLTQQEEEKYLALANNRNAFSINKSASSLPSHNVTLQEATKLIVNTHPRVAQARSAAKGEEEMIAVAKAAYYPQLRGGIGTRYDKDSTRYDKDYIHTLDLEVKQNIYDFGRTKSAVKSSEYGYLGAQAYISATNEELIYTAASTVVNIARIQKLIALAEAQVKQVSSIGKLVENRYEKGASNLSDVLQAQSRFDLVQVEVLNITSQQQSQLRALGLVIGKTNLTSATIGELPSGLNQVCSLLPEWENIPEFAIAEFEAQKAYADLNYAEAEELPSISLQGSTSRPLNASSRNGSKYETSISLNLSIPIYQGGGLSANKRASANRAQAAIAKKDEIRLEINQRLSEVQVRLQYMLQRQGLLVQQVSNLKGTKELYKKQYLELGTRSLLDLLNSEQEFHQAQVEVENNKSDIIQAQLECAFYQGKLRHFFNVSNQ
- a CDS encoding BapA/Bap/LapF family large adhesin; the encoded protein is MEMVIVERVEGSKPSKVPLKDRVLNSPHLIKLEGNLGEISSIVRKGANLVIVYANGKQVTLYGFFNEDENGEHSELVVEDDNGIIWWLNDGQEFVEIATDSPLIEGLAGAAGSKEAPPFWLLGLLGGGAIAKLANSGGGGSDLQYNLDQDSDSDSDSDSDSDSDSDSDSDSDFDSDSDSDSDSDSDSDSDSDSDSDSDSDSDSDSDSDSDSDSDSDSDSDSDSDSDSDSDSDSDSDSDSDSDSDSDSDSDSDSDSDSDSDSDSDGDSDSDNNSDTKWNISGLEVLKDGATIKGIVESINSKGIARLVKSVVVKNSHGEEVGRGDVYRDGTFEFTFKPGYIFNNGEKLSVTFINEDGAIYTESVTAPDTTAPDAPTDLVISEDGTTITGKAEPDSKVEVKDQDGKVIAEGTADENGDFTLDLEPALTNGETVEVTATDNAGNKSEPAEVTAPDTTAPDAPTDLVISEDGTTITGKAEPDSKVEVKDQDGKVIAEGTADENGDFTLDLEPALTNGETVEVTATDNAGNKSEPAEVTAPDTTAPDAPTDLVISEDGTTITGKAEPDSKVEVKDQDGKVIAEGTADENGDFTLDLEPALTNGETVEVTATDNAGNKSEPAEVTAPDTTAPDAPTDLVISEDGTTITGKAEPDSKVEVKDQEGKVIAEGTADENGDFTLDLEPALTNGETVEVTATDNAGNKSEPAEVTAPTIDLDSDSDSDSDSDSDSDSDSDSDSDSDSDSDSDSDSDSDSDSDSDSDSDSDSDSDSDSDSDSDSDSDSDSDSDSDSDSDSDSDSDSDSDSDSDSDSDSDSDSDSDSDSDSDSDSDSDSDSDSDSDSDSDSDSDSDSDSDSDSDSDSDSDSDSDSDSDSDSDSDSDSDSDSDSDSDSDSDSDSDSDSDSDSDSDSDSDSDSDSDSDSDSDSDSDSDSDSDSDSDSDSDSDSDSDSDSDSDSDSDSDSDSDSDSDSDSDSDSDSDSDSDSDSDSDSDSDSDSDSDSDSDSDSDSDSDSDSDSDSDSDSDSDSDSDSDSDSDSDSDSDSDSDSDSDSDSDSDSDSDSDSDSDSDSDSDSDSDSDSDSDSDSDSDSDSDSDSDSDSDSDSDSDSDSDSDSDSDSDSDSDSDSDSDSDSDSDSDSDSDSDSDSDSDSDSDSDSDSDSDSDSDSDSDSDSDSDSDSDSDSDSDSDSDSDSDSDSDSDSDSDSDSDSDSDSDSDSDSDSDSDSDSDSDSDSDSDSDSDSDSDSDSDSDSDSDSDSDSDSDSDSDSDSDSDSDSDSDSDSDSDSDSDSDSDSDSDSDSDSDSDSDSDSDSDSDSDSDSDSDSDSDSDSDSDSDSDSDSDSDSDSDSDSDSDSDSDSDSDSDSDSDSDSDSDSDSDSDSDSDSDSDSDSDSDSDSDSDSDSDSDSDSDSDSDSDSDSDSDSDSDSDSDSDSDSDSDSDSDSDSDSDSDSDSDSDSDITVPDAPKDLDVHQDGTKVIGTGEANADVTVKDADGNVVGTGTVDKDGSFTVEFNKGKIFTNGELLEVTLTNKAGTSEPGMVNAKDTTPPDAPTDLEFSEDGSVVTGKAEPNSKVTVRDSNGDEIGSATANKDGNFTVDLNPALVNGEEVIVVATDAANNESPEAKINAPDITAPDAPEAEIDDSNTVLTVKTESHATVKVYDSEGKPLLDKNGKVIEVKADGEGNVTYTFDPALERGKIINITATDAAGNESDPTKLIAGVAEILATTDNYVDLKVDATPTERPNPKPGDLNKGGFVVASVGLGPVLGLDVLADVLKKSVILDVEAGTEREVTVHGVSGGVQVLGTMDLYAYKLNESTGEWEQQFVNKNWLVAVLLGGRSKDTDFTLTEGKWMFTMASGEGVQALTGFDLKFSKDVVLDYAAAKDVSGSAEGNMITDEDAKYGRDEVPEGSTVTAIQDGNGKWFLPSDNGEIVADGKYGVLVVKADGSYTYTVNDSFRDFGEKDKFTYQVTSPSGKTSESDLTFELNITPKEDRIDVDSTVVLNSEPTITHDGKSDIKAGVGFSVLKLGLLGPVLGADLLGGKEAMSFNVGENQVKELTFHGSAGGIAVGTKYNLFIYKLDPETGNYIQVHSEKDWFTAYLVLGISDKLTLQFGEGQYKAMIHSEGGVSLLTGSGLYVDNEKVYDYGNPSKIEGQVSGDVTPEDSTIVLKAGDKDVEPGKETVVEGKYGKLVINSDGTYTYTVEKPVNAPADWKPPYGKVDTFKVVTQDIYGKTIIETLNIKVGTHTAGDDFNDVVVNEQNIERVETVVEHKDKIGNYGKSVTETFEVKEGQIAKDFIINVKGSSESFIGLGKKEMTISYVLKNDDTGKVVSTFTTDPRKDASLSHKFENLPAGKYTLEVTSSKDGNIESIDAKTTIVHLDEYTHSALDPVTGLLLDNDTGWKMIDSLSIANKVVYLGKENNDKGAKEITIEGQYGTLLVKKDGSYTYTPKGGVYGIDKFIYETTSKVGTKETAVLEINVGKNIVASQYDDIAISSGADDTFTMGAGADTVIFTNLGDDRGGNGGNGFNKWTDFNVQEGDKIDLTQLLDGNQTIDNITDYLKYEEGVLFVDRNGNGEFEELLEVAADSFDSLLKGINWEVQDVAAQNASIDLSNVESFVMDDAETAEPLALTLEDVILTDENDEVPFFMDSEEVVESLLTNSSDQVLVDSSVFDVQPVVDPLDDLLDQKTSLI